The Hyperolius riggenbachi isolate aHypRig1 chromosome 3, aHypRig1.pri, whole genome shotgun sequence genome window below encodes:
- the LOC137562000 gene encoding olfactory receptor 10R2-like encodes MNERNQTLVTEFLLLGFGELYYLKILLFSIVLIIYVMALASNVLVVVLCVVIQSLHCPMYFFLSQLSLSEILFTSNIVPNMLWLILVGAGKVSVSRCIFQFFLLAFPTVFQCLMLASMSFDRYVAICKPLHYAIIMAFRPQVQIVTSCWLIGFMVSLVLYFLLNSLEFCGLNTINHYYCDISPVVALSCSENSSVGLVTSVLAFPVVVCPFMFISSTYISIIHTILKIPSTNGRQKAFSTCSSHLTVVGLYYGSLGSKYIFPSNSSSVNMNKGLSLLYTLVTPLVNPLIYSLRNQEIRSAIGKLIHL; translated from the coding sequence ATGAACGAGAGAAACCAAACCTTGGTCACGGAATTTCTCCTCCTGGGATTTGGAGAACTTTATTATTTGAAAATCCTGCTTTTCTCCATCGTTTTGATCATTTATGTCATGGCTTTAGCTAGCAATGTACTAGTGGTTGTTCTGTGTGTGGTGATCCAGAGTCTTCATTGTCCCATGTACTTCTTTCTCAGCCAGTTGTCTTTGTCTGAAATCCTCTTCACCAGTAATATTGTGCCCAACATGCTATGGCTGATTCTGGTGGGTGCCGGCAAAGTCTCTGTTTCCAGATGTATTTTCCAATTCTTCCTTCTGGCCTTTCCAACAGTCTTCCAATGCTTAATGTTGGCTTCCATGTCCTTTGACCGATATGTGGCCATATGTAAACCTTTGCATTATGCCATCATCATGGCCTTTCGACCACAAGTTCAAATTGTTACATCATGCTGGTTGATAGGTTTCATGGTATCCTTGGTactgtattttttattaaatagttTAGAATTCTGTGGTCTGAACACTATCAACCATTACTACTGTGACATATCTCCCGTCGTTGCACTTTCGTGTTCAGAAAACTCTTCTGTTGGGTTGGTCACTTCTGTGTTAGCTTTTCCTGTTGTCGTTTGTCCATTTATGTTTATTTCATCAACCTACATCTCCATCATTCATACCATCCTGAAGATCCCATCCACCAATGGAAGACAGAAGGCCTTCTCCACCTGTAGCTCCCACTTGACAGTTGTGGGTCTTTACTATGGAAGCTTAGGGTCCAAATATATTTTTCCATCAAACAGCAGTTCTGTTAACATGAACAAAGGTCTCTCCTTGCTCTACACTCTGGTGACACCTTTAGTCAATCCTCTAATCTACAGTTTGCGGAACCAAGAGATTAGGAGTGCCATTGGTAAATTAATTCACCTTTAG